In Geminocystis sp. NIES-3708, a single window of DNA contains:
- the gatC gene encoding Asp-tRNA(Asn)/Glu-tRNA(Gln) amidotransferase subunit GatC gives MSLSKEEVKKVANLARLEINSAEEGEFGTQLNAIFDYFEQLKELDTENVLPTTRAIDVSNITRKDEQITYNDREGLLNSAPEREEDFFRVPKILA, from the coding sequence ATGAGTCTTAGTAAAGAAGAAGTTAAAAAAGTTGCTAATCTGGCACGATTAGAAATTAATTCTGCAGAAGAAGGAGAATTTGGTACACAATTAAATGCTATTTTCGATTATTTTGAACAACTCAAAGAGCTAGATACAGAAAATGTCTTGCCCACTACCAGAGCTATTGATGTTAGTAATATCACTAGAAAAGATGAGCAAATTACTTATAATGATCGAGAAGGTTTATTGAATAGTGCACCCGAAAGAGAAGAAGATTTTTTCCGAGTGCCTAAAATTTTAGCTTAA
- a CDS encoding NAD-dependent epimerase, whose amino-acid sequence MRILVTGAVGFVGFYLSKKLLSLGYEVIGLDNINDYYDVSLKIARLNEIKEEKNFTFHKLDLVQRSNLEQLFAENNFDIVVNLAAQAGVRYSLENPHAYVDSNLVGFVNILECCRHYNIKHLVFASSSSVYGFNTKIPFSTSDNVDYPVSLYAATKKANELMAYTYSHLYNLPCTGLRFFTVYGPWGRPDMAYFLFTKAILDKKPIKVFNYGKMQRDFTYIDDIVEGVVRVINNIPNTIDVIKSDTHSDLSIHNAPYKIYNIGNNQPVELLKFIETIEDCLGIKAEKNLLPIQPGDVPVTYADVDDLIRDVGFKPSTPIEVGIQKFVNWYQDYYRI is encoded by the coding sequence ATGAGAATATTAGTAACTGGTGCTGTAGGATTTGTTGGGTTTTATTTAAGTAAAAAACTCTTATCTCTAGGCTATGAAGTTATTGGTTTAGATAACATTAATGACTATTATGATGTATCTTTAAAAATAGCTAGATTAAATGAAATTAAAGAAGAAAAAAATTTTACATTTCATAAATTAGATTTAGTCCAGAGAAGTAATCTTGAACAACTTTTTGCTGAAAATAATTTTGATATAGTTGTCAATCTTGCCGCTCAAGCTGGGGTTAGATATTCATTAGAAAATCCTCATGCCTATGTTGATAGTAACCTTGTCGGTTTTGTTAATATTTTAGAGTGTTGTCGCCATTACAATATTAAACATTTAGTTTTTGCTTCTTCAAGCTCTGTTTATGGCTTTAATACAAAAATACCTTTTTCTACCTCTGATAATGTTGATTATCCCGTAAGTCTTTATGCCGCCACAAAAAAAGCTAATGAATTAATGGCTTATACTTACAGTCACTTATATAATTTACCCTGTACAGGTTTACGTTTTTTTACGGTGTATGGTCCTTGGGGAAGACCTGATATGGCTTATTTTTTGTTCACAAAAGCAATTTTGGATAAAAAACCCATAAAAGTATTTAACTATGGCAAAATGCAACGGGATTTTACTTATATTGATGATATTGTAGAGGGGGTGGTAAGGGTTATAAATAACATTCCTAACACTATTGATGTTATCAAATCAGATACACATTCAGATCTGAGTATTCATAATGCTCCTTATAAGATTTATAATATTGGCAATAATCAACCAGTAGAGTTACTTAAATTTATTGAAACTATTGAAGATTGCTTGGGAATCAAAGCAGAAAAGAATTTATTACCAATACAACCGGGTGACGTTCCTGTTACCTATGCTGATGTAGATGATTTAATTAGAGATGTAGGTTTTAAACCTAGTACACCTATTGAAGTGGGGATTCAAAAATTTGTTAATTGGTATCAAGATTATTATAGAATTTAA
- a CDS encoding UDP-N-acetylmuramoyl-L-alanyl-D-glutamate--2,6-diaminopimelate ligase, protein MKLSQLLSNLAHISYIPEHPNLKAEIKGITTNSHASTQGDVFIGMPGTRVDGGEFWQSALREGAIAAIISPEVASKIPPNPEDCVIISGNIVSLCADIASKFYGYPTQQLNMIGVTGTNGKTTTTHLIEFFLHQAQKSTALFGTLYARWQGYQKIATHTTPFAIDLQAQLAEAVKAGNNYAVMEVSSHALAQKRIRGCNFDVAVFTNLTQDHLDYHKDMDDYFSAKALLFSPEYLHGKAIINYDDFYGQKLINNLNAGQIWSYSVNNNQADLYTSNLTYKATGVSGLLHTPQGNIEFSSPLVGQFNLSNLLASVGAVLQLGVSLDIIAQSLPHFNGVPGRMERVTVSDIQDINVIVDYAHTPDSLENLLKAARPFIAGKMICVFGCGGDRDRTKRPIMGKIAANLADFVVITSDNPRTENPEQILQDILMGIPNHIKPIVEGDRALAIKIAIEMANSGDGVLIAGKGHEDYQILGTEKIHFDDREEAKKVLESINN, encoded by the coding sequence ATGAAATTAAGTCAATTATTATCAAATTTAGCTCATATTAGCTATATTCCTGAACATCCTAACCTAAAAGCAGAAATAAAAGGTATAACTACCAATTCCCATGCTTCCACTCAGGGTGATGTTTTTATCGGGATGCCTGGCACAAGGGTTGATGGTGGTGAATTTTGGCAAAGTGCTTTACGAGAAGGGGCGATCGCCGCTATAATCAGTCCTGAAGTAGCTAGTAAAATTCCTCCAAATCCTGAAGATTGCGTTATTATTAGCGGTAATATTGTTAGTCTTTGTGCTGATATTGCCAGTAAATTTTATGGCTATCCCACTCAACAGTTAAACATGATAGGGGTTACAGGCACAAATGGTAAAACTACTACCACTCATTTAATTGAATTTTTCCTTCATCAAGCTCAAAAATCTACTGCTTTATTCGGCACTTTATACGCCCGTTGGCAGGGTTATCAAAAAATAGCAACTCATACAACCCCTTTTGCCATTGATTTACAGGCACAACTAGCTGAAGCGGTAAAGGCAGGAAATAATTATGCAGTTATGGAAGTAAGCTCTCATGCTTTAGCCCAAAAAAGAATTAGAGGGTGTAATTTTGATGTGGCTGTCTTCACCAATTTAACCCAAGATCATCTTGATTATCACAAAGACATGGATGATTATTTTTCCGCTAAGGCATTACTCTTTAGCCCTGAATATTTACACGGGAAAGCGATTATTAACTATGATGACTTTTATGGTCAAAAATTAATAAATAACCTTAATGCTGGACAAATTTGGAGCTATAGCGTTAATAATAATCAAGCTGATCTATATACCAGCAATTTGACTTATAAAGCTACAGGGGTAAGTGGCTTATTACACACACCTCAAGGCAACATAGAATTTTCTTCTCCTTTGGTGGGACAATTTAATTTATCTAACCTCTTAGCCAGTGTTGGAGCGGTTTTACAATTAGGAGTAAGTTTAGATATTATTGCTCAAAGTCTTCCTCATTTTAATGGTGTGCCAGGGCGTATGGAAAGAGTCACCGTCAGTGATATTCAAGATATAAATGTAATCGTTGACTATGCTCACACTCCTGATAGTTTAGAAAATTTACTTAAAGCTGCCCGTCCATTTATTGCTGGTAAGATGATTTGTGTCTTTGGATGTGGAGGGGATCGAGATCGCACAAAACGTCCTATCATGGGTAAAATAGCGGCAAATCTAGCAGATTTTGTAGTCATTACCTCCGATAATCCTCGCACGGAAAACCCAGAACAAATTTTGCAAGATATTCTCATGGGTATTCCTAATCATATTAAACCCATTGTCGAAGGAGATCGAGCTTTAGCCATCAAAATAGCTATCGAAATGGCAAACAGTGGAGATGGTGTCTTGATTGCAGGGAAAGGTCATGAAGACTACCAAATTTTGGGTACGGAAAAAATCCACTTTGATGATAGAGAAGAAGCTAAAAAAGTTTTAGAATCAATTAATAATTAA
- a CDS encoding glutaredoxin family protein — MKIILYGKPECHLCEGLEEKLRAITEIELEIEIRDINTNKQWWEMYQYEIPVMFLATEEGEKLIPRPSPRISVIQLTKILQKL, encoded by the coding sequence ATGAAAATTATTCTTTATGGTAAGCCTGAATGCCATTTATGCGAAGGATTAGAAGAAAAATTAAGGGCTATTACTGAGATTGAGTTAGAAATTGAAATTAGGGATATTAATACTAATAAGCAATGGTGGGAAATGTATCAATACGAAATTCCAGTAATGTTTTTGGCAACGGAAGAAGGAGAAAAATTAATCCCTCGCCCCTCTCCTCGAATTTCAGTGATACAATTGACAAAAATTTTACAAAAACTTTGA
- a CDS encoding pseudouridine synthase has product MSYLDKLLHPLTDFVSSADIEEKEIITYYYQGICPKTEVNLKLPRTILAEKIALSLCRQLKEANFSTVKGKMLGILIVKNSQEKLGVIKAFSGLLNGKKEVNGWVSQISSNSVIALAENFTLKQLDEIKNEILALENLIIREEYKQLKIEYENQWRELKAIHHQRKEIRDKKRILYTDTFNNSYLVIAIASIFLLTFSLNNNQTRFSYGLLLEFDINKKLYNLQQESRKDDWQRRNLKHQWQEKIKPLEEVINQANLKIKQLKQQRKELSKQLQAQMQTAYTITNFMGDSLSIGKLLDKTFIPTGTGDCCTPKLLHYAATNNLQPLAMAEVWWGENSPNGEKIEGYFYPACEERCQPLMGFLLSGLPRVEAIDTQESIPIIYEDEWLLVVNKPSGLLSVSGRGSKNFDSVLIRFKQIFRDNRNYDITTVHRLDQDTSGILILAKTKESYLHLSQQFAQRQVKKVYEAVTDGLISSSQGIINLPLWSNPLTRPRQEVNYDDGKPSVTHFQVMGIENEETRLQLKPITGRTHQLRVHCAEGLGVAIKGDHFYGKSKDNSLRLHLHAREIKFIHPQQQKMIHLQAPTPF; this is encoded by the coding sequence TTGAGTTATTTAGATAAATTATTGCATCCCTTAACAGATTTTGTCTCATCGGCAGACATAGAAGAAAAAGAGATTATTACCTATTATTATCAAGGAATTTGCCCTAAAACAGAAGTTAACCTGAAATTACCTCGCACAATTTTAGCAGAAAAAATTGCTTTAAGTTTATGTCGTCAATTAAAAGAAGCGAACTTTTCTACTGTCAAAGGAAAAATGCTAGGAATTTTGATAGTCAAAAATAGTCAAGAAAAACTAGGAGTAATCAAAGCCTTTTCGGGATTATTAAACGGTAAAAAAGAAGTTAACGGTTGGGTATCACAAATTTCTAGTAACTCTGTTATTGCCTTAGCAGAAAATTTTACCCTTAAACAATTAGATGAAATTAAAAATGAAATACTTGCCCTTGAAAATCTCATTATTAGGGAAGAATATAAGCAACTGAAAATAGAATACGAAAATCAATGGCGGGAATTAAAAGCTATTCATCATCAAAGAAAAGAAATTAGAGATAAGAAACGAATTTTATATACTGATACTTTTAATAATTCATATCTTGTAATAGCTATAGCCTCAATATTTTTATTAACATTCTCACTCAATAATAATCAAACAAGATTTTCTTATGGATTACTATTAGAATTTGATATTAATAAAAAACTTTATAATTTACAGCAAGAAAGTCGGAAAGATGATTGGCAAAGACGAAATTTAAAACATCAATGGCAAGAAAAAATAAAACCCTTAGAAGAGGTAATTAATCAAGCTAATCTTAAAATTAAACAACTAAAACAACAACGAAAAGAATTATCAAAACAATTACAGGCACAAATGCAAACTGCTTATACAATTACCAATTTCATGGGTGATAGTTTAAGTATCGGTAAATTATTAGATAAAACATTTATTCCTACTGGTACGGGAGACTGTTGCACTCCTAAATTACTTCACTATGCGGCAACGAATAATCTACAACCCCTTGCTATGGCTGAAGTTTGGTGGGGGGAAAACTCTCCCAATGGCGAAAAAATTGAAGGTTATTTCTACCCTGCTTGTGAAGAAAGATGTCAACCATTAATGGGTTTTCTGTTATCTGGTTTGCCTAGGGTTGAAGCTATTGATACTCAAGAATCTATTCCCATTATTTATGAAGATGAGTGGTTATTAGTGGTAAATAAACCCAGTGGTTTGCTATCAGTGTCAGGTAGAGGAAGCAAAAATTTTGACAGTGTTCTTATTCGTTTTAAACAGATTTTTAGGGATAATCGTAATTATGATATTACCACAGTACATAGATTAGATCAAGATACTTCAGGCATATTAATTTTGGCAAAAACTAAAGAAAGTTATCTCCATTTATCTCAACAATTTGCTCAAAGACAGGTTAAAAAAGTTTATGAAGCAGTAACAGATGGTCTAATTTCTTCATCACAGGGCATAATTAACTTGCCTTTATGGTCAAATCCTTTAACACGACCAAGACAAGAGGTAAATTATGACGATGGAAAACCGAGCGTTACTCATTTTCAAGTGATGGGGATAGAAAACGAAGAAACACGATTACAGTTAAAGCCTATCACGGGTAGAACTCATCAGCTAAGAGTCCATTGTGCCGAAGGTTTAGGCGTAGCTATCAAAGGCGATCACTTTTATGGAAAATCTAAGGATAATAGTTTAAGATTGCATCTTCATGCCCGTGAAATTAAATTTATCCATCCTCAACAACAAAAAATGATACATTTACAAGCACCAACTCCTTTTTAA
- a CDS encoding DUF423 domain-containing protein, with the protein MNNLFLAIASILAGLAVIGGAFASHSLKNILTDYALSIWETGIKYQMYHSLGLFLVAILMKSQEISSIWLNTAGFAFIIGIILFSGSLYLLSFTEIKWLGAITPLGGVAFILGWGCLAFFAFSFNEK; encoded by the coding sequence ATGAATAACTTATTTTTAGCCATTGCGTCAATTTTAGCTGGTTTAGCTGTTATTGGTGGTGCTTTTGCCTCCCATAGTTTAAAGAATATTTTAACAGATTATGCTTTATCGATTTGGGAAACTGGCATTAAATATCAAATGTATCATAGTCTAGGTTTGTTTCTTGTCGCTATTTTAATGAAAAGTCAGGAAATATCTTCGATTTGGTTAAATACGGCTGGTTTTGCTTTTATAATCGGAATTATTTTATTTTCTGGTAGTTTATATCTTTTGAGCTTCACAGAAATTAAATGGTTAGGTGCAATTACTCCTTTAGGGGGAGTTGCCTTTATTCTTGGTTGGGGATGCTTGGCTTTTTTTGCCTTTAGTTTTAATGAAAAATAA
- a CDS encoding cytochrome b/b6 domain-containing protein, translated as MSKKPSFPYQPLLLRITHNFQGLFVILAIITAFWTYNTYDGRWGKIFLPDWQEIEGIHGTFGLFSLLIFPFFVIYVIHRGEKKLIQSNSFNQLKLINKPIWWYTLHRYINTSIIFVLTFALFTGKMMDEEWLPRGELNHIWYTLHLISWLIIVFNIALHILMSVKIGGYPLILSMIMNYSASDKDTLFFLNYSKIHNDNSTSMEHEASHNHVIKLLTENLTKNWGKIIREEWQKLPTHFKLLEIFLLLIIISAWLISAFK; from the coding sequence ATGTCAAAAAAACCATCATTTCCTTATCAACCATTATTATTAAGAATCACTCATAATTTTCAGGGATTATTTGTTATTCTGGCAATAATCACTGCTTTTTGGACTTATAATACTTATGATGGACGTTGGGGGAAAATATTTCTTCCTGATTGGCAAGAAATCGAAGGAATTCATGGTACTTTTGGCTTATTCTCTTTATTAATATTTCCTTTTTTTGTGATTTATGTCATTCATCGAGGAGAAAAAAAACTAATTCAATCGAATAGTTTCAATCAACTAAAATTAATCAATAAACCGATATGGTGGTACACTCTTCATCGCTATATCAATACTTCTATTATTTTTGTGTTAACTTTTGCTTTATTTACTGGCAAAATGATGGATGAAGAATGGCTACCGAGAGGAGAATTAAATCATATTTGGTACACTTTACATTTAATATCATGGTTGATAATCGTTTTTAATATCGCCTTACATATTCTCATGAGTGTCAAAATAGGAGGTTATCCCTTAATTTTATCGATGATAATGAATTATAGTGCGAGTGACAAAGATACTTTATTTTTTTTGAATTATAGTAAGATTCACAATGATAATTCTACTTCTATGGAACACGAAGCGAGTCACAATCATGTTATAAAATTACTGACGGAAAATCTAACGAAAAACTGGGGAAAAATCATCAGGGAAGAATGGCAAAAATTACCGACTCATTTTAAACTATTAGAAATTTTTCTTTTACTGATAATTATTAGTGCGTGGTTAATTTCTGCTTTTAAATAA
- a CDS encoding low molecular weight protein-tyrosine-phosphatase, with protein sequence MGKTKLLFVCLGNICRSPSAENIMNYLIEKEGLTDKFECDSAGTSKYHIGASPDTRMRMAAQKRGIELKGKARQIEDFDLEYYDLILAMDKSNYVDILALDSTRKYRDKIKLMCDFTTKFKDKEVPDPYYGGESGFDYVIDLLLDSCQGLLEYCQKN encoded by the coding sequence ATGGGAAAAACTAAGTTACTTTTTGTTTGTTTAGGTAATATTTGCCGATCACCTTCTGCGGAAAATATTATGAATTATTTAATCGAAAAAGAAGGTTTGACGGATAAATTTGAGTGCGATTCTGCCGGTACATCCAAATATCATATTGGTGCATCTCCAGATACAAGAATGAGAATGGCTGCCCAAAAAAGAGGTATAGAATTAAAAGGAAAAGCTAGACAAATAGAAGATTTTGATCTAGAATATTATGACTTAATTTTAGCGATGGATAAGTCTAATTATGTTGATATTTTAGCACTTGATAGTACCAGAAAATATCGAGACAAAATCAAATTAATGTGTGATTTTACCACAAAATTTAAAGATAAAGAAGTACCTGATCCTTATTATGGGGGAGAATCTGGTTTTGACTACGTTATTGATTTATTATTAGATTCCTGTCAAGGATTGTTAGAATATTGTCAAAAAAATTAA
- a CDS encoding YbaB/EbfC family nucleoid-associated protein: MTNQGKGFGFGLGKMKELANAFQKAQQIQDDAKKLQEELETLRIEGQSADGLVVVTVTGNQEPQSVEIKDEALTKTATELSEIVTEAFKDAHQKSTEIMREKMEALTGNLGLPGM; this comes from the coding sequence ATGACTAATCAAGGAAAAGGATTTGGTTTCGGTTTAGGTAAAATGAAAGAATTAGCCAATGCCTTTCAAAAAGCCCAACAAATTCAAGATGATGCAAAAAAACTTCAAGAAGAATTAGAAACCTTACGCATTGAAGGGCAAAGTGCTGATGGTTTAGTTGTAGTGACTGTGACTGGTAATCAAGAGCCTCAATCTGTGGAAATCAAAGATGAAGCCTTAACTAAAACTGCCACTGAATTATCTGAAATTGTAACAGAAGCCTTTAAAGATGCACACCAAAAATCTACAGAAATTATGCGGGAAAAAATGGAAGCCTTAACTGGTAATTTAGGTTTACCCGGAATGTAA
- the def gene encoding peptide deformylase, translating into MTKNLIIEKEKLENPPLEMHYLGDKVLRQPAKRVAKIDDSIRQLAKEMLQTMYSENGIGLAAPQIGINKQIIVIDTQPDNQANPPMILINPEIKRVSKDLCVMEEGCLSIPQVFLEVTRPRTIEVIYKDEYGKQQKIKTMGLLSRVIQHEMDHLNGVLFVDRVQNNFALTEELNKKGFSVSAVKPIINN; encoded by the coding sequence ATGACTAAAAATCTAATTATAGAAAAAGAAAAATTAGAGAATCCCCCCCTAGAGATGCACTATTTGGGAGATAAAGTTTTACGTCAACCAGCTAAAAGAGTCGCAAAAATAGATGATAGTATCCGACAGTTAGCCAAAGAAATGTTGCAAACAATGTATAGTGAAAATGGCATTGGTTTAGCAGCACCTCAAATCGGTATCAATAAACAAATAATTGTCATTGACACTCAACCAGATAACCAAGCAAATCCTCCCATGATTCTCATTAATCCCGAAATCAAAAGAGTCAGTAAAGATTTATGCGTTATGGAAGAAGGTTGTTTAAGTATTCCTCAAGTTTTTTTAGAAGTTACTCGCCCTCGCACTATCGAAGTTATTTATAAAGATGAATATGGAAAACAACAGAAAATTAAAACGATGGGTTTACTCTCCAGAGTAATTCAGCATGAAATGGATCATCTCAATGGAGTATTATTTGTCGATAGAGTGCAAAATAACTTTGCATTAACGGAAGAATTAAATAAAAAAGGTTTTTCCGTTTCTGCAGTAAAACCCATAATAAACAATTAA
- a CDS encoding DUF3488 and DUF4129 domain-containing transglutaminase family protein gives MEELRQRPTIKDIIEQIKSFPPPKTEESILLRILVQTMVIIGIISTDVAARGESIMSLWAIPLSILGAVISWRRRKKKNISLKFGLAISMIVTLVIFLGNLLESLFDNRLVLAEFLVQLQVLHSFDLPRRKDLGYSMIIGLILIGVSATLSQTLAFAPWLLLFLFISIPTMILDYRSRMGLETWETEFKQNQREKNPLKKQQWRQNSPLSVKKLTSFVLIIIIIGLSLFAIMPRYPGYQLQTFPVKAPDGLQKSFQPGDKNRGIVSPGYNRDGSRQGDGDLIGDGGSGDNPDNSYYGFNTTINQNFSGNILEKKILLRIRSQAKGFWRVLAFDHYTGLGWKISREDKTIDLNRNPWNYVFNLNIPFIKGETRRIIQTVTVVSDLPNIVPVLSNPQFIYFPTEQLAVDTEGSLRSPAGLIEGLTYTTVSQVPYRSQTNLKQAGNNYPESITKYYLEIPSEIKEKVKQKAEELLAKSPNQLKSNYEKALYLAQAIKQNYEIQPNIPLLKKGEDLTLAFFKNKGGYPDHFATVYTMMLRSLDIPSRLVVGFASGQFNPFTGYYVVHNTDAHALTEVYFPNYGWHYFDPLPGHEIIPPSFEDDNTFGVLGQLWNWVASWLPSPITGFIKALFSNILKTITNLLGASWIVKIWQFLTGSFIGILIGFLGLIILAFISWLGWNFIQKLLYRLRLAKLNPIEKLYKEMLDLLADKGYIKNSAQTPLEYAHTLTEFLTIEQLEIVVLITDSYIQWRYGNLSVNLDYLKSQFRLLNNSLNQKKINTISFQR, from the coding sequence ATGGAAGAATTACGCCAACGCCCGACTATTAAAGATATTATTGAGCAAATAAAATCTTTTCCTCCCCCCAAAACAGAAGAATCAATTTTACTGAGAATCTTAGTGCAAACGATGGTGATTATCGGTATTATTTCTACGGATGTTGCCGCTAGAGGTGAATCGATTATGAGTTTATGGGCGATTCCTTTGAGTATTTTAGGTGCTGTTATTAGTTGGCGAAGACGCAAGAAAAAAAATATTAGTCTTAAATTTGGTTTAGCGATCTCTATGATTGTAACATTAGTGATCTTTTTAGGCAATTTATTAGAAAGTTTATTTGATAATCGGTTAGTGTTGGCAGAATTTTTAGTACAATTACAAGTCTTACACAGCTTTGATTTACCCAGAAGAAAAGACTTAGGTTATTCCATGATTATCGGTTTAATCTTGATAGGGGTATCCGCTACATTATCGCAAACATTAGCTTTTGCACCTTGGTTATTATTGTTTTTATTTATCTCTATTCCCACCATGATATTAGATTATCGCTCCAGAATGGGGTTGGAAACTTGGGAAACAGAATTTAAACAAAATCAAAGGGAAAAAAATCCCCTTAAAAAACAACAATGGCGGCAAAATTCTCCTTTATCAGTCAAAAAATTAACTAGTTTTGTCTTAATCATTATCATTATTGGGCTATCTTTATTCGCTATTATGCCCCGTTATCCTGGTTATCAATTACAAACTTTTCCTGTCAAAGCACCTGATGGATTACAAAAAAGTTTTCAGCCCGGTGACAAAAACAGAGGTATTGTTAGCCCTGGATATAATCGTGATGGTAGTCGTCAAGGTGACGGAGATTTAATTGGTGATGGTGGCAGTGGAGACAATCCGGATAATTCCTATTATGGTTTTAATACCACTATTAATCAAAATTTTTCCGGCAATATCCTCGAAAAGAAAATTTTGTTAAGAATACGTTCTCAAGCTAAAGGTTTTTGGAGAGTGTTAGCTTTTGATCATTATACAGGACTTGGGTGGAAAATTTCCAGAGAAGATAAAACCATTGATCTTAATCGTAATCCTTGGAATTATGTGTTTAATTTGAATATACCTTTTATCAAAGGTGAGACTCGCAGAATTATTCAAACCGTCACAGTGGTTTCCGATTTACCCAATATTGTTCCTGTTTTGAGTAATCCTCAATTTATTTATTTTCCCACCGAACAACTTGCCGTTGATACTGAAGGTAGTTTGCGATCACCTGCTGGATTAATTGAGGGCTTAACTTATACTACCGTATCACAAGTACCCTATCGAAGTCAAACAAATTTAAAACAAGCAGGAAATAATTATCCTGAATCGATAACTAAATATTACTTGGAAATCCCCTCGGAAATAAAAGAGAAAGTTAAACAAAAAGCGGAAGAATTATTAGCAAAATCTCCTAATCAATTAAAATCTAACTATGAAAAAGCTTTATATTTAGCCCAAGCTATTAAACAAAATTATGAAATTCAACCTAATATTCCTTTACTAAAAAAAGGAGAAGACTTAACTTTAGCATTCTTTAAAAATAAAGGAGGTTATCCAGATCACTTTGCTACAGTTTACACGATGATGTTGCGATCACTTGATATTCCTTCTCGTTTAGTTGTTGGTTTTGCCAGTGGACAATTTAACCCTTTTACAGGCTATTATGTGGTACACAACACCGATGCCCATGCCTTAACGGAAGTTTACTTTCCTAACTATGGATGGCATTATTTTGATCCTTTACCCGGTCATGAAATTATACCACCATCCTTTGAAGATGACAATACTTTTGGAGTTTTAGGACAATTATGGAATTGGGTTGCTAGTTGGTTGCCTTCTCCTATTACTGGTTTTATAAAAGCTTTATTTTCTAATATATTGAAGACAATAACGAACCTTTTAGGTGCAAGTTGGATAGTTAAAATTTGGCAATTTTTAACAGGAAGTTTTATTGGTATTTTAATAGGATTTTTAGGGTTAATTATTCTTGCTTTTATTAGTTGGTTAGGGTGGAATTTTATTCAAAAATTACTATATCGTCTGAGATTAGCTAAACTTAATCCCATAGAAAAATTGTATAAAGAAATGTTAGATTTATTAGCAGATAAAGGATATATAAAAAATTCAGCTCAAACTCCTTTAGAATATGCTCATACTTTAACGGAATTTTTAACTATAGAACAACTAGAAATTGTGGTGTTAATTACCGATAGTTATATACAATGGCGTTACGGTAATCTTTCTGTTAATTTAGACTATTTAAAATCACAATTTAGGTTATTAAATAATAGTTTAAATCAGAAGAAAATTAATACTATATCATTTCAAAGATAA
- a CDS encoding DUF3747 domain-containing protein, with protein MIKSLLSTKLSVLSLIALSTFLPFNPAKAVTFQETEVNQNEFIAVAQPYGENKYNLIVIEQIAGKNSCWSEGGSNPVNVDLLLLNFDFSGHCRRSTDANGYSIRSDGQDYGLDILLNLVEKDGNLMLIGINRRDINQPPVVVGTAQGLNGQPMKIQLNPGWRFTKRTYEGKPLGHVYFSYDSATAGNMMPSMNTNNNQEMNNSVTSPTQMPTEGKIQEIVSPDIQSQKNILKPEDISVINKKEMIRANRSQPSKYNLSQSGFERMNKR; from the coding sequence ATGATTAAATCATTATTGTCAACGAAATTATCAGTTTTAAGTTTAATTGCATTATCTACCTTTTTACCCTTCAACCCAGCCAAAGCCGTTACTTTCCAAGAAACAGAAGTAAATCAAAATGAATTTATTGCGGTGGCACAACCCTACGGAGAAAATAAATATAATTTAATCGTCATTGAGCAAATAGCTGGAAAAAATAGTTGTTGGAGTGAAGGCGGTTCAAATCCTGTCAATGTGGACTTATTGTTACTTAACTTTGATTTTAGCGGTCATTGTCGTCGTAGTACTGATGCCAATGGTTATTCCATTCGTTCTGATGGTCAAGATTATGGCTTAGATATTCTGCTTAACCTAGTAGAAAAAGATGGTAATTTAATGTTAATCGGCATTAATCGCAGAGATATTAATCAACCTCCTGTGGTAGTAGGTACTGCTCAAGGTTTAAATGGGCAACCAATGAAAATACAACTAAATCCTGGATGGCGTTTTACCAAAAGAACTTATGAAGGAAAACCTTTAGGTCATGTATATTTTAGCTATGATTCTGCTACAGCAGGAAATATGATGCCTTCAATGAATACTAACAATAATCAAGAAATGAATAACTCAGTGACTTCACCAACGCAAATGCCCACGGAAGGAAAAATTCAGGAAATCGTTTCTCCAGATATCCAATCACAAAAAAATATTTTAAAACCGGAAGATATTTCCGTGATTAATAAAAAAGAGATGATTAGAGCTAATAGATCTCAACCTTCAAAATATAACTTAAGCCAAAGTGGTTTTGAAAGAATGAATAAACGTTAA